A single genomic interval of Mycolicibacterium sp. MU0053 harbors:
- a CDS encoding IclR family transcriptional regulator: MQKPAWQQPVDQVGAAKRPQYPIESVDNALRLVLLLGERPEIRLTEASEYLQVASSTAHRLLSMLQYRGFIRQDPVSRAYLPGSALTRVASAVSARMDVPRTAGPILRQLSNELQETVHVGMLDGGMVRFIAAAESPSAVRVASRLGKTMPAHCTSTGKVMLAELSDEEVHALYPDPNLVQLTPHSVSTVAELRSLLAEVRKNGFATSREESEEGVASVAVVIPGRGPEMRLALNASAPSYRLRPSHVRKVGETLTGAALELATKLV; the protein is encoded by the coding sequence ATGCAGAAGCCAGCATGGCAGCAGCCAGTGGACCAAGTGGGTGCGGCGAAAAGGCCACAATATCCGATCGAGTCTGTTGACAACGCTCTCCGCTTAGTGTTGCTCCTTGGAGAACGACCAGAGATCCGCCTCACCGAGGCCAGCGAGTATTTGCAGGTCGCTTCATCGACAGCGCATCGCCTGTTATCGATGCTTCAATATCGCGGCTTCATCCGCCAGGATCCGGTCAGCAGGGCTTACCTGCCAGGATCGGCTTTGACAAGGGTGGCGTCCGCCGTGTCCGCCAGGATGGACGTACCACGCACCGCTGGTCCCATTCTGCGCCAGTTGAGCAACGAGCTACAGGAAACAGTCCACGTCGGAATGTTGGATGGCGGGATGGTCCGCTTCATCGCGGCGGCCGAGAGCCCTTCCGCCGTGCGGGTAGCTTCGCGTCTGGGTAAGACGATGCCTGCACACTGTACATCCACGGGTAAGGTGATGCTCGCCGAGTTGTCCGACGAAGAGGTCCATGCACTGTACCCCGACCCAAATTTGGTGCAACTCACCCCCCATTCCGTGAGTACCGTGGCTGAATTGCGCAGTTTGTTGGCGGAAGTCAGAAAGAACGGTTTCGCGACGAGCAGGGAGGAAAGCGAAGAAGGGGTCGCATCTGTTGCTGTAGTCATTCCCGGAAGAGGTCCTGAGATGAGGCTCGCACTCAATGCATCAGCCCCAAGCTATCGATTACGGCCGTCCCATGTCCGCAAAGTAGGCGAAACCTTAACAGGGGCTGCG
- a CDS encoding transposase produces MPRPYPQEFRDDVVRVARNRDDGVTIEQIATDFGIHPMTLHKWMRRADIDESTKSGKSSGEAGELREAQRRIKLLEQENEVLRRAAAYLSQANLPGKGSTRS; encoded by the coding sequence GTGCCCAGGCCTTACCCTCAAGAGTTCCGCGACGATGTTGTGCGTGTGGCCCGCAACCGCGACGACGGCGTGACGATCGAGCAGATCGCCACCGATTTTGGTATCCATCCGATGACGTTGCACAAGTGGATGCGTCGAGCCGATATCGATGAGAGCACCAAGTCTGGGAAGAGCAGCGGCGAAGCCGGTGAGCTGCGCGAGGCGCAGCGTCGGATCAAGTTGTTGGAGCAGGAGAACGAGGTGCTGCGCCGGGCCGCGGCGTACCTGTCGCAGGCCAATCTGCCGGGAAAAGGCTCTACCCGCTCGTGA
- a CDS encoding DDE-type integrase/transposase/recombinase has protein sequence MAYRHYRTPHGRRQALPVCIKDVFSNRIVGYSIDSRMKSRLAVQALSSAVARRGEVAGCVVHSDRGSQFRSRKFVRVLGYHGMVGSMGRVGAADDNAAMESFFSLLQKNVLDRRRWDTREQLRIAIVTWIERTYHRRRRQVGLGRLTPIEFEAIMTTPASQAA, from the coding sequence GTGGCTTACCGACATTACCGAACACCACACGGGCGAAGGCAAGCTTTACCTGTGTGCATCAAGGACGTCTTCTCCAACCGGATCGTCGGCTACAGCATCGACTCCAGGATGAAGTCACGTCTGGCCGTCCAAGCCCTCAGCAGTGCGGTGGCCCGCCGCGGTGAGGTCGCCGGGTGCGTGGTCCACAGCGACCGCGGCAGTCAATTTCGCAGCCGGAAATTCGTCCGCGTCCTGGGGTACCACGGCATGGTCGGCTCCATGGGCCGTGTTGGGGCGGCCGACGACAACGCCGCCATGGAGAGCTTCTTTTCCCTGCTGCAGAAGAACGTCCTGGACCGCCGCCGCTGGGATACCCGCGAGCAGTTGCGCATCGCGATCGTCACCTGGATCGAGCGGACCTATCACCGGCGCCGCCGGCAGGTCGGCCTGGGGCGGTTGACCCCCATCGAATTCGAAGCAATCATGACCACACCGGCCAGTCAGGCCGCGTGA
- a CDS encoding NAD-binding protein, whose amino-acid sequence MLYWLLLWLLGMRNRTSVLAGLLLSNYSEFALIVVAMGAEAGWLSHHWLLSLVIAVSAGFIVSSVVNPRTVSWASRLAQRLPARPPDKIHPEDRPVEVGDASAIVLGMGRVGRATCAQLEEEHGYKVLGVEHDPHRVRFLQTQGFNVVEGDATDYDFWTRVVHNPNVKIIVLAMPAQHANIDALQELRRIGYPSGTVAAVALYREDVEELEGLGVDIVVHLYAGAGEALGPRRRGPGVAWCEGGDRRRRWAIAGSLGPPSKL is encoded by the coding sequence GTGCTCTACTGGCTGCTGCTGTGGCTGCTCGGGATGCGCAACCGCACGAGTGTCCTGGCGGGCCTGCTGTTGTCGAACTACTCGGAGTTCGCGCTCATCGTCGTCGCGATGGGGGCCGAAGCCGGCTGGCTCTCCCACCACTGGCTGCTCTCGCTGGTGATCGCCGTATCGGCCGGGTTCATCGTGTCGTCGGTGGTCAACCCTAGAACCGTGTCCTGGGCGTCACGGCTCGCGCAGAGGCTGCCGGCCCGGCCGCCGGACAAGATCCACCCTGAGGACCGGCCCGTCGAGGTCGGGGACGCGTCCGCGATCGTCTTGGGCATGGGACGGGTCGGCCGGGCGACCTGTGCCCAACTTGAGGAGGAGCACGGGTACAAGGTGCTCGGCGTCGAACATGACCCGCACCGCGTCCGCTTCCTGCAAACGCAGGGCTTCAACGTCGTCGAGGGCGACGCCACGGACTACGACTTCTGGACCCGGGTCGTGCACAACCCGAACGTCAAGATCATCGTGCTGGCCATGCCAGCGCAACACGCCAACATCGATGCGCTGCAGGAGCTTCGCCGCATCGGCTATCCGAGCGGCACAGTCGCCGCCGTCGCGCTCTACCGCGAAGATGTCGAGGAGTTGGAGGGGCTCGGCGTGGACATCGTCGTACACCTGTACGCGGGGGCGGGCGAGGCCCTGGGACCGCGCCGCCGAGGCCCAGGAGTCGCGTGGTGCGAAGGAGGAGACCGCCGACGACGATGGGCCATAGCAGGTTCGCTGGGCCCGCCGTCCAAGCTGTGA
- a CDS encoding TrkA C-terminal domain-containing protein, with protein sequence MALDVDSVFVPTDLVAREALARIVHPNFWRFIEEAVQQDDEWAMRTRDQLVERCGRRVPKRDVITLSDAEAPAVVRWLADHELTVGALLRDSDDRSRPLPVRILLIVRGTELILTPDDDTSLCVGDQLLLAGKGDGLIDLSEALFYPATLEYVATARVVPSTWVWRVLTERRRAGSQTG encoded by the coding sequence ATGGCGCTGGATGTGGACTCCGTGTTCGTCCCGACCGACCTGGTGGCCCGGGAGGCGCTGGCGCGGATCGTCCACCCGAACTTCTGGCGGTTCATCGAGGAGGCAGTGCAGCAGGACGATGAGTGGGCAATGCGAACCCGGGATCAGCTGGTCGAGCGATGCGGCCGCCGGGTTCCGAAGCGCGACGTCATCACTCTGTCGGACGCCGAGGCGCCGGCCGTGGTGCGCTGGCTCGCGGACCACGAGCTCACCGTAGGTGCCCTGTTGCGCGATTCCGATGACCGCTCCAGACCGTTGCCCGTCAGGATCCTGCTCATCGTGCGCGGTACGGAGCTGATCCTGACGCCGGACGATGATACGAGTTTGTGCGTCGGCGACCAGTTGCTGCTCGCCGGCAAGGGCGACGGGTTGATCGATCTTTCCGAAGCACTGTTCTATCCAGCCACCCTCGAGTACGTTGCGACGGCTCGGGTCGTGCCCTCCACCTGGGTGTGGCGGGTGCTCACCGAGCGCCGGCGCGCCGGCTCCCAGACCGGGTGA
- a CDS encoding potassium channel family protein: MRKPVEVPTGVETTDAVFVLLRRMRAPFIFVIVTFSFNVAGVMLMPGPEVDGKPQYLTLFDSFYQMAITLTTVGYSEVPYSFSCPQRMWLILSIFMLVIAWAYAIGALLSAFRDTAFQDAVSEQRFRRQVRRLREPFWLILGYGQAGRMVSLGLDEQRRRFVVVDIRQRRVNSVVIDALTADVAALEGDCQNPAVLGLAGLGRANCQGVLALTGDDDANLAVVMAVTLLRPDIPVIASCLNPAVQQRMEDFAPAAVINPHDRYGGYLALLLHRPVIYQLLMWLMDNDQHQLPDLRTGLVRGRWLVYGDGEFAEQVTSDLRASGLEVDQIGPTDDEPELRDSVGLVAGTDNDMTNIALAESARLANCDAFVSVRQQARQHA; encoded by the coding sequence GTGCGCAAGCCGGTGGAGGTACCGACCGGGGTCGAGACGACCGACGCCGTGTTCGTCCTCCTGCGCCGGATGCGGGCACCGTTCATCTTCGTGATCGTGACGTTCAGCTTCAACGTCGCGGGCGTGATGCTGATGCCGGGCCCGGAGGTCGACGGCAAGCCGCAGTACCTGACGTTATTCGACTCCTTTTATCAGATGGCGATCACGCTGACGACGGTCGGCTACAGCGAGGTCCCGTATTCGTTCAGCTGTCCACAGCGGATGTGGCTCATCTTGTCCATCTTCATGTTGGTGATTGCGTGGGCGTACGCGATCGGTGCACTGCTCTCGGCGTTCAGGGACACAGCGTTCCAAGACGCCGTGTCGGAGCAGCGGTTCCGTCGGCAGGTCCGCCGACTCAGGGAGCCGTTCTGGCTGATCCTCGGCTACGGCCAGGCCGGCCGAATGGTGAGTTTGGGGTTGGATGAGCAGCGTCGGCGGTTCGTGGTGGTCGACATCCGGCAACGTCGCGTGAATTCGGTCGTCATCGACGCCCTGACTGCGGATGTGGCTGCGCTGGAGGGGGATTGCCAGAACCCAGCCGTGTTGGGCCTGGCCGGACTCGGTCGGGCCAACTGCCAAGGGGTCCTGGCGCTTACCGGCGACGACGACGCGAATCTCGCTGTCGTGATGGCGGTCACGCTGTTGCGTCCCGACATCCCTGTCATCGCCAGCTGCCTCAACCCGGCGGTCCAGCAGCGGATGGAAGACTTCGCCCCAGCCGCGGTGATCAACCCGCACGACCGGTACGGCGGCTACCTGGCGTTGCTGCTGCACCGACCCGTCATCTACCAGCTGCTGATGTGGCTGATGGACAACGACCAGCACCAGCTGCCGGATCTGCGCACCGGCTTGGTCCGGGGTCGCTGGCTGGTGTACGGCGACGGGGAGTTTGCGGAGCAGGTGACGTCGGACCTGCGCGCCTCGGGACTGGAGGTCGACCAGATCGGGCCTACCGACGACGAGCCGGAACTCCGCGACTCGGTCGGCCTTGTAGCAGGCACCGACAACGACATGACCAACATCGCGCTGGCCGAAAGTGCCCGACTGGCCAACTGCGATGCATTCGTCTCGGTCCGCCAGCAAGCAAGACAGCATGCATAA
- a CDS encoding DUF6394 family protein, with translation MNLEKVVFGFFVVLAATLNFGFFVGDISDARIHNVFELFAAVIVNLIATVLKFGDRTQIGAVHLATSLVAVLQLIAAAAVWVWATQVSAEGLNVEHTASMVSLSGGALLANLVSVVLLVVETASFRRR, from the coding sequence GTGAACCTCGAGAAGGTGGTGTTCGGCTTCTTCGTGGTGCTGGCGGCCACCTTGAACTTCGGCTTCTTCGTGGGCGACATCTCCGATGCGCGCATCCATAACGTCTTCGAACTTTTCGCAGCCGTGATCGTCAATCTGATCGCGACCGTGCTGAAGTTCGGAGACCGGACCCAGATCGGTGCGGTCCACTTGGCCACCAGTCTGGTCGCGGTGCTGCAACTGATCGCGGCTGCCGCGGTCTGGGTGTGGGCCACCCAGGTGTCCGCTGAGGGACTCAATGTCGAGCACACCGCGAGCATGGTCTCGCTATCCGGTGGGGCACTGTTGGCCAACCTGGTGTCCGTGGTCCTGTTGGTGGTCGAAACCGCCTCCTTCCGGCGCCGTTGA
- the dnaB gene encoding replicative DNA helicase — translation MAVVDDRGQQGMDAPPSEDFGRQPPQDMAAEQSVLGGMLLSKDAIADVLERLRPGDFYRPAHQNVYDAILDLYGRGEPADAVTVAAELDRRGLLRRIGGAPYLHTLISTVPTAANAGYYAGIVAEKALLRRLVEAGTRVVQYGYAGAEGADVAEVVDRAQAEMYDVTDRRTTEDFVPLEDLLQPTMDEIDAIASNGGVARGVPTGFTELDEVTNGLHAGQMVIIAARPGVGKSTLALDFMRSCSIKHRMSSVIFSLEMSKSEIVMRLLSAEAKIKLADMRSGRMSDDDWTRLARRMSEISEAPLFIDDSPNLTMMEIRAKARRLSQKSDLRLIVVDYMQLMSSGKKYESRQQEVSDFSRQLKLMAKEVEVPVVAISQLNRGPEQRTDKRPQVSDLRESGSLEQDADMVMLLHRPDAFDRDDPRGGEADIILGKHRNGPTATITVAHQLHLSRFTNMAR, via the coding sequence ATGGCCGTAGTTGACGATCGCGGACAACAGGGGATGGACGCGCCTCCCAGCGAGGACTTCGGTCGGCAGCCGCCGCAGGACATGGCGGCAGAGCAGTCGGTGCTTGGCGGCATGCTGCTGAGCAAGGACGCGATCGCCGACGTCCTGGAGCGGCTGCGCCCCGGGGACTTCTACCGTCCGGCGCATCAGAACGTCTACGACGCGATTCTGGACCTCTACGGGCGCGGTGAGCCCGCCGACGCCGTCACTGTGGCCGCCGAGTTGGACCGCCGCGGCCTGCTGCGCCGCATCGGAGGGGCGCCGTATCTACACACCCTGATCTCGACGGTGCCGACGGCGGCCAACGCCGGCTACTACGCCGGCATCGTGGCGGAGAAGGCGCTGCTGCGCCGGCTGGTGGAGGCCGGCACCCGCGTGGTCCAGTACGGCTACGCGGGGGCCGAGGGCGCCGATGTGGCCGAGGTGGTCGACCGCGCCCAGGCCGAGATGTACGACGTCACCGACCGGCGCACCACCGAGGACTTTGTCCCGCTCGAAGACCTGCTGCAGCCGACGATGGACGAGATCGACGCGATTGCCTCCAACGGTGGCGTCGCCCGGGGCGTGCCGACAGGGTTCACCGAACTCGACGAGGTCACCAACGGTTTGCATGCCGGGCAGATGGTGATCATTGCGGCTAGACCTGGTGTTGGGAAATCCACGCTTGCACTGGATTTCATGCGCTCCTGCTCGATCAAGCACCGGATGTCGAGCGTCATCTTCTCGCTGGAGATGAGTAAGTCCGAGATCGTCATGCGGCTGCTGTCAGCCGAGGCGAAGATCAAGCTCGCCGATATGCGATCGGGCCGGATGAGCGACGACGACTGGACCAGGCTGGCGCGGCGGATGAGCGAAATCAGTGAAGCGCCACTGTTTATCGACGATTCGCCGAACCTGACGATGATGGAGATCCGGGCCAAGGCGCGACGTCTTTCGCAGAAATCGGATCTGCGGCTCATTGTGGTCGACTACATGCAGCTGATGAGCTCCGGCAAGAAGTACGAGTCCCGTCAGCAGGAAGTTTCGGACTTCTCCCGCCAACTCAAGTTGATGGCCAAAGAGGTCGAGGTCCCGGTGGTGGCGATCAGCCAGCTGAACCGTGGGCCCGAGCAACGTACCGATAAGCGTCCGCAGGTCTCTGACCTGCGCGAAAGCGGTAGTTTGGAACAGGATGCGGACATGGTGATGCTGCTTCACCGGCCCGATGCGTTCGATCGCGACGACCCACGAGGCGGCGAAGCCGACATCATTTTGGGCAAGCATCGCAACGGACCTACGGCGACAATCACGGTGGCGCATCAGCTGCACTTGTCGCGGTTTACGAATATGGCGCGGTAG
- the rplI gene encoding 50S ribosomal protein L9: MKLILTAEVDHLGSPGDAVEVKDGYGRNFLLPRGLAILATRGAQRQADEIRRAQEIKTVRDLDHAKELKAALEGLGSVSLPVKTAGDSGKLFGSVTAGDVVSAIKKAGGPSLDKRAVPLPKGHIKTLGTYPVEVDLHTGLTATVTLDVVAG; encoded by the coding sequence ATGAAGCTCATTCTCACCGCTGAGGTGGACCATCTGGGTTCGCCGGGTGACGCCGTTGAGGTGAAGGACGGCTACGGCCGCAACTTCCTGCTGCCCCGCGGACTGGCCATTCTGGCCACCCGCGGCGCCCAGCGTCAGGCCGACGAGATTCGTCGGGCGCAAGAGATCAAGACCGTGCGCGACCTCGACCACGCCAAGGAACTCAAGGCCGCGCTCGAGGGCCTGGGCTCGGTATCGCTGCCCGTGAAGACCGCCGGCGATTCCGGCAAGCTGTTCGGTTCGGTCACCGCCGGCGACGTGGTGTCGGCCATCAAGAAGGCCGGCGGACCCAGCCTGGACAAGCGCGCCGTGCCGCTGCCCAAGGGCCACATCAAGACTCTGGGCACCTACCCGGTAGAGGTGGACCTGCACACGGGTCTGACCGCCACCGTGACGTTGGACGTCGTCGCCGGGTAA
- the rpsR gene encoding 30S ribosomal protein S18, protein MAKTNKRRPAPEKPIKTRKCIFCSKKGKNQIIDYKDTQLLRTYISERGKIRARRVTGNCVQHQSDVAIAVKNAREVALLPFTSTTR, encoded by the coding sequence ATGGCCAAGACCAATAAGCGTCGTCCCGCGCCCGAAAAGCCGATCAAGACACGCAAATGCATCTTCTGCTCCAAAAAGGGCAAGAACCAGATCATTGATTACAAGGACACCCAACTGCTGCGCACCTACATCTCCGAGCGCGGCAAGATCCGTGCCCGTCGGGTGACCGGTAACTGCGTGCAGCATCAGAGCGACGTCGCTATCGCCGTGAAGAACGCCCGCGAGGTGGCGCTGCTGCCCTTCACTTCAACTACTCGCTGA
- a CDS encoding single-stranded DNA-binding protein, with protein MAGDTIITVVGNLTADPELRFTPSGAAVANFTVASTPRMFDRQSGEWKDGEALFLRCSIWREAAENVAESLTRGARVVVQGRLKQRSFETREGEKRTVMELEVDEIGPSLRYATAKVNKASRGGSGSGGGGFGGGGGGGQSRPAAANGGGGGASAPAEDPWGSAPASGSFGGADDEPPF; from the coding sequence GTGGCTGGTGACACCATTATCACCGTCGTCGGAAACCTGACCGCCGACCCCGAACTGCGTTTCACCCCGTCGGGTGCTGCCGTGGCCAACTTCACGGTGGCCTCGACGCCGCGCATGTTCGACCGTCAAAGCGGCGAGTGGAAAGACGGCGAGGCGCTGTTCCTGCGGTGCAGCATCTGGCGTGAGGCGGCCGAGAACGTCGCCGAGAGCCTGACCCGCGGTGCTCGCGTGGTTGTCCAGGGCCGGCTCAAGCAGCGGTCGTTCGAGACCCGCGAGGGCGAGAAGCGCACGGTGATGGAACTCGAGGTCGACGAGATCGGCCCCTCGCTGCGCTACGCGACGGCCAAGGTCAACAAGGCCAGCCGCGGCGGTAGCGGTAGCGGCGGAGGCGGATTCGGCGGCGGCGGTGGCGGCGGACAGTCTCGTCCGGCGGCCGCCAACGGCGGTGGCGGCGGCGCGTCAGCACCGGCCGAGGACCCCTGGGGCAGCGCCCCGGCATCGGGTTCCTTCGGCGGGGCCGACGACGAGCCCCCCTTCTAA
- the rpsF gene encoding 30S ribosomal protein S6 produces MRQYEIMVILDPTLDERTVAPSLETFLNVIRKDGGSVDKVDIWGRRRLAYEIAKHAEGIYAIIDVKAEPATVTELDRQLGLNEAVLRTKVMRTDKR; encoded by the coding sequence ATGCGTCAATACGAAATCATGGTCATCCTTGACCCCACACTTGACGAGCGCACAGTAGCTCCGTCTTTGGAAACGTTCTTGAACGTCATCCGCAAGGATGGCGGCTCGGTCGACAAGGTCGACATCTGGGGCCGGCGCCGGCTCGCCTACGAGATCGCCAAGCATGCCGAAGGCATCTACGCGATCATCGATGTGAAGGCCGAACCCGCCACGGTGACCGAACTCGACCGTCAGCTGGGCCTGAACGAAGCGGTCCTGCGCACCAAAGTGATGCGGACCGACAAGCGCTGA
- a CDS encoding glycosyltransferase family 87 protein has protein sequence MQEPPERDGATVSPLPLASDLRSAADRDLPSRTDPLGAALSDVVGGPVGRHALIGRARFLTPLRVLFALALVFLALGWATKAPCLQTIGDGNPAQRVANWDNQRAYYQLCYSDTVPLYGAELLSQGKFPYKSSWLETDSTGEQRVQYDGTPAVRYMEYPVLTGLYQYVSMALAKTYTALSATIALPMVAEVVVFFDIAALGLALAWLATVWATARLAGRRIWDAALVAATPLVIFQIFTNFDALAVAFATAAMLAWARRKPALAGALIGLGVAAKLYPLLLLGPLLVLGIRTGRLAGVGRAALAAITAWLVVNLPIMVMFPRGWSEFFRLNTRRGDDMDSLYNVVKSFTGWRGFDPDLGFWEPPVVLNTVVAVLFVLCCVGVGYIALTAPQRPRVAQLAFLVVAAFLLTNKVWSPQFSLWLVPLAVLALPHRRILLAWMTIDALVWVPRMYYLYGEANRGLPEQWFTTTVLLRDIAVLALCVLVIRQIYRPELDLVRWSGRVDDPAGGVFDRAPDAPPRWLPRRLRPRVRQDSAPIADFPAQRPFL, from the coding sequence CTGCAGGAACCACCGGAACGGGACGGTGCAACGGTTTCACCGCTGCCCTTGGCCAGCGATCTTCGCAGCGCCGCCGACCGTGACTTGCCAAGCCGCACCGACCCTTTGGGGGCGGCGCTCTCGGATGTCGTCGGGGGGCCGGTGGGCCGGCACGCGCTGATCGGCCGGGCCCGTTTCCTGACGCCGCTGCGGGTGCTGTTCGCGCTGGCGCTGGTGTTCCTGGCGTTGGGGTGGGCCACCAAGGCGCCGTGCCTGCAGACCATCGGCGACGGCAACCCCGCGCAGCGGGTGGCCAATTGGGACAATCAGCGCGCCTACTATCAGCTGTGTTACTCCGACACCGTGCCGCTCTACGGCGCAGAGTTGTTGAGCCAGGGCAAGTTTCCCTACAAGTCCAGTTGGCTGGAGACCGACAGCACCGGCGAGCAACGCGTGCAGTACGACGGCACCCCGGCCGTGCGCTACATGGAATATCCGGTGCTCACCGGGCTCTACCAGTACGTGTCGATGGCGTTGGCCAAGACCTACACCGCGTTGAGCGCGACGATCGCGCTGCCGATGGTCGCCGAGGTGGTGGTGTTCTTCGACATTGCCGCCCTCGGGTTGGCGCTGGCGTGGCTCGCGACGGTGTGGGCCACGGCGCGCCTGGCCGGCCGGCGGATCTGGGATGCCGCTCTGGTGGCGGCCACCCCGCTGGTGATCTTCCAGATCTTCACCAACTTCGACGCGCTGGCAGTGGCTTTCGCGACGGCGGCGATGCTGGCCTGGGCGCGGCGAAAACCGGCCCTGGCCGGCGCGCTGATCGGCCTGGGGGTGGCCGCAAAGCTGTATCCACTGCTGCTGTTGGGGCCGCTGTTGGTGCTCGGGATTCGCACCGGCCGGCTCGCCGGGGTGGGCCGGGCGGCGCTGGCCGCGATCACCGCCTGGCTGGTGGTCAATCTCCCGATCATGGTGATGTTCCCGCGGGGTTGGTCGGAGTTCTTCCGGCTCAACACCCGCCGCGGCGACGACATGGACTCGCTCTACAACGTGGTGAAGTCCTTCACCGGGTGGCGGGGCTTCGACCCGGACCTGGGGTTCTGGGAACCGCCGGTGGTGCTCAACACCGTGGTCGCGGTGCTGTTCGTGCTGTGTTGCGTCGGGGTCGGCTACATCGCGTTGACCGCGCCGCAACGCCCACGGGTCGCGCAACTGGCGTTCCTGGTGGTGGCCGCGTTCCTGTTGACCAACAAGGTGTGGAGCCCGCAGTTCTCGCTGTGGCTGGTGCCGTTGGCGGTGCTCGCGCTGCCGCATCGGCGAATCCTGTTGGCGTGGATGACCATCGACGCGCTGGTGTGGGTGCCGCGGATGTACTACCTGTACGGCGAGGCCAACCGGGGGCTACCCGAGCAGTGGTTCACCACGACGGTGCTGCTGCGCGACATCGCGGTGCTGGCGTTGTGTGTGTTGGTGATCCGGCAGATCTACCGGCCCGAGCTGGATCTGGTGCGCTGGTCCGGCCGCGTCGACGACCCGGCCGGCGGCGTCTTCGACCGCGCGCCCGATGCGCCGCCGCGCTGGCTACCGCGCCGGCTGCGGCCGCGCGTGCGCCAGGATTCGGCGCCGATCGCCGATTTCCCAGCGCAGCGCCCGTTCCTGTAG